In one Paraburkholderia azotifigens genomic region, the following are encoded:
- a CDS encoding BPSL1445 family SYLF domain-containing lipoprotein, giving the protein MHRRKFILSTSAALAAGGLALSGCTMTGSHSTTNASNADKRRAIDSSVDETLSRLYTTAHGSRELVAKARGVLVFPSVVQAGFWIGGQYGQGSLRVGGQTVGYYSTAAGSFGLQIGAQSKGVVFLFMTQDALDQFRNSNGWSVGGDATVALVKVGANGNIDTTTATKPVQAFVLTNAGLMAGVSLEGAKISRLDI; this is encoded by the coding sequence ATGCATAGAAGAAAATTCATACTCAGCACCAGCGCCGCGCTCGCCGCGGGCGGCCTCGCCCTTTCGGGCTGCACGATGACGGGCTCGCATTCCACGACGAACGCCAGCAATGCGGACAAGCGCCGCGCCATCGATTCGAGTGTCGACGAAACGCTCTCGCGTCTCTACACGACGGCGCACGGGTCGCGCGAACTCGTCGCGAAAGCGCGTGGCGTGCTGGTGTTCCCGTCGGTCGTGCAGGCGGGTTTCTGGATCGGCGGGCAATATGGCCAGGGGTCGCTGCGCGTCGGCGGGCAAACGGTGGGTTACTACAGCACGGCAGCAGGTTCGTTCGGCCTGCAGATCGGCGCACAGTCGAAGGGCGTGGTCTTCCTGTTCATGACGCAGGACGCGCTTGACCAGTTCCGCAACAGCAATGGCTGGTCCGTGGGTGGCGATGCGACCGTCGCGCTCGTGAAGGTGGGCGCGAACGGCAACATCGATACGACAACGGCAACGAAGCCGGTCCAGGCATTCGTGCTGACCAACGCCGGACTGATGGCGGGCGTATCGCTGGAAGGCGCGAAGATTTCGCGGCTCGATATCTGA
- a CDS encoding VC0807 family protein has translation MKVPYRYLSAMVVNLALPWLAYRLALPHWGTTGALAASAAPLVAWIVWDLYHSRHFDALTAIVLAGILPLLAWALIDRGENRRAFEDPMVSGVIGITFLLSLPLRKPMVYYLARSTTSRESRESLEQFELHYRERPELVAMIRRMTVIWGIGLTAENVARYWVVSTLSDTELAVHISTALRWLVYGSLTLWTIWTRRRMKRIAATRKMESA, from the coding sequence ATGAAGGTTCCCTACCGATACCTGTCCGCGATGGTCGTCAATCTCGCGCTGCCGTGGCTCGCGTACCGGCTCGCGCTGCCGCATTGGGGCACGACGGGCGCGCTCGCGGCATCGGCCGCACCGCTCGTCGCGTGGATCGTATGGGATCTGTATCACTCGCGACACTTCGATGCGCTGACCGCAATCGTGCTGGCGGGCATTCTGCCGCTGCTCGCGTGGGCACTGATCGATCGCGGCGAAAACCGGCGTGCGTTCGAAGATCCCATGGTGTCGGGCGTGATCGGCATCACGTTTCTGCTGTCGCTGCCGTTGCGCAAGCCGATGGTCTACTACCTCGCGCGCTCGACGACATCGCGCGAATCGCGCGAAAGCCTCGAACAGTTCGAGCTTCACTATCGCGAGCGTCCCGAACTGGTCGCGATGATCCGCCGGATGACGGTGATCTGGGGCATTGGCCTCACGGCTGAAAATGTCGCGCGTTACTGGGTCGTGTCGACATTGAGCGACACGGAACTGGCCGTGCATATCTCGACGGCGCTGCGCTGGCTCGTCTATGGCTCGCTCACGCTGTGGACGATCTGGACGCGCCGCCGCATGAAGCGTATCGCCGCTACAAGAAAAATGGAGTCAGCATGA
- a CDS encoding AI-2E family transporter, whose product MKLPLAPQRPPSNRVYPPGTPGLHGLTSVITFVVVVSGLYFARAVLIPITLAVLLSFLLAPLVSLLRRLHFGQLPSIFVAVLTAVVTLLAVSTLIGAQVAQLAGSLPQYQAAIERKVETVQEKTVGRADALLSRAAATLARVAPEREARPHEAGRSQKPTVAAPLPVEVHEPIPSPLELAQRVFSPVVGPLETMFIVLVVTIFILLQREDLRDRLIRLFGARDLHRTTTAINDAASRLSRYFVAQLGVNLGAGATIAIGLAIIGVPGALLFGVLTALLRFVPYIGTWIAGLLAVILAAAIQPQWTMAVWTIVLFVSIDVVAGQIVEPLLYGHSSGLSPLAVVVAAIFWSWLWGPIGLVLSTPLTLCLVTLGRYAERLKFLTVLLGDQPALTPAQNFYQRLLADDPHEAIVQADRFLREMPLTRYYDDVAREGLRLARNDTLRGVFAPEQMARMNETLLDIIENLEQVEGMPEDKADPNAPDALPALSPDDAAQQHVVCVAGRGAFDEVTTAIAVQLLTRRGFAPVTANYAQFRRGQAETIGAEGPAIVCVITLDAPEAPPYLRNLLRRIRERAPGAHLIVGIAGQSERVDEVGALSGTHNANAFSDLVNQCVQAARARVTSVIEQTPRGVDA is encoded by the coding sequence ATGAAACTTCCCCTCGCCCCGCAACGCCCGCCGTCCAACCGCGTCTATCCGCCGGGAACGCCGGGGCTGCACGGCCTCACGTCGGTGATCACGTTCGTCGTTGTAGTTTCGGGACTGTACTTCGCGCGCGCAGTGCTGATTCCCATCACGCTCGCCGTGCTCCTGAGCTTTCTGCTCGCGCCCCTCGTCAGCCTGCTGCGGCGGCTTCACTTCGGCCAGTTGCCGTCGATCTTCGTCGCCGTGCTGACCGCCGTCGTCACGCTGCTCGCCGTCAGCACGCTGATCGGCGCGCAGGTCGCGCAACTCGCCGGTTCGCTGCCGCAGTATCAGGCGGCCATCGAGCGCAAGGTCGAGACGGTGCAGGAGAAAACGGTCGGACGCGCCGATGCGCTGCTCTCGCGCGCGGCCGCCACGCTCGCACGCGTCGCGCCCGAGCGCGAGGCGCGGCCTCACGAAGCCGGCCGCTCGCAGAAGCCGACGGTCGCCGCGCCCTTGCCCGTCGAAGTGCACGAGCCGATTCCATCGCCGCTGGAGCTTGCACAGCGCGTGTTCTCGCCGGTGGTCGGGCCGCTCGAAACGATGTTCATCGTGCTCGTCGTGACCATCTTCATCCTGCTGCAGCGCGAAGATCTGCGCGACCGCCTGATACGACTGTTCGGCGCGCGCGACCTGCATCGCACGACCACAGCCATCAACGACGCCGCGAGCCGCCTGTCGCGCTACTTCGTTGCGCAACTCGGCGTGAACCTGGGCGCGGGCGCGACGATCGCGATCGGCCTCGCGATTATCGGCGTGCCGGGCGCGCTGCTGTTCGGCGTGCTGACGGCCCTGCTGCGTTTCGTGCCGTACATCGGCACGTGGATCGCGGGGCTGCTCGCCGTGATACTCGCGGCCGCGATCCAGCCGCAATGGACGATGGCCGTGTGGACGATCGTGCTGTTCGTGTCGATCGACGTCGTCGCGGGGCAGATCGTCGAGCCGCTGTTGTACGGACATAGTTCAGGGCTGTCGCCGCTGGCCGTGGTCGTGGCGGCTATTTTCTGGAGCTGGCTGTGGGGGCCGATCGGCCTCGTGCTGTCGACGCCGCTCACGCTGTGCCTCGTCACTCTGGGCCGTTACGCGGAGCGCCTGAAATTCCTTACCGTGCTGCTCGGCGATCAGCCCGCGCTGACGCCCGCGCAGAACTTCTATCAGCGATTGCTCGCCGACGATCCGCACGAGGCCATCGTACAGGCCGACCGCTTTCTCCGGGAGATGCCGCTGACGCGCTATTACGACGATGTCGCGCGCGAAGGCTTGCGGCTCGCGCGCAACGACACGCTGCGCGGCGTGTTCGCGCCCGAGCAGATGGCGCGCATGAACGAGACGCTGCTCGATATCATCGAGAATCTCGAACAGGTCGAAGGCATGCCCGAAGACAAGGCCGATCCGAACGCACCCGACGCACTCCCTGCCTTGTCGCCCGACGACGCCGCGCAGCAGCACGTCGTGTGCGTGGCGGGCCGCGGCGCATTCGACGAAGTGACCACGGCCATCGCCGTGCAACTGCTGACGCGGCGCGGCTTCGCGCCCGTCACGGCGAACTACGCGCAGTTCAGGCGCGGTCAGGCCGAGACGATCGGCGCGGAAGGCCCGGCGATCGTCTGCGTCATCACGCTCGATGCGCCCGAAGCGCCGCCGTATCTGCGCAATCTGCTGCGGCGCATCCGCGAGCGTGCGCCGGGCGCGCATCTGATCGTCGGTATCGCCGGGCAATCGGAGCGCGTCGACGAGGTCGGCGCGCTGAGCGGCACGCACAACGCAAACGCCTTCAGCGACCTCGTCAACCAGTGCGTGCAGGCGGCGCGCGCGCGTGTCACGTCGGTTATCGAGCAAACACCGCGCGGGGTCGACGCGTAA
- a CDS encoding alpha/beta fold hydrolase encodes MSSISPKCRQQIRLCTAHDGARIAYATYGSGPPIVKAANWLSHLEFDLASPVWSHMIAEMCREHTLIRYDQRGCGLSDHDVDDISFDAWKHDLIAVVDASGVDRFALLGISQGASIAITYAVAFPERVTHLILHGGYARGRLVRSHTEQARDEAETLAKLAEIGWGQQNPAFRQFFTTQFIPGGTPQQHHWFNELERISTTPHNAARIMRVFNSIDVVDLLPHVQCPTLVMHAVRDARVPFEESRLLASRIPNARFVPLESDNHLTLECESAWQRWRDEVRAFLPPARHDDPVFSALTRREREIVELIASGRDNAQIAARLGLSEKTVRNHITNIFAKLEVESRAQAIVMARKAGFDAPAA; translated from the coding sequence ATGTCCTCGATCTCCCCCAAATGCAGGCAGCAGATCCGGCTGTGCACCGCGCACGACGGCGCGCGCATCGCGTACGCGACCTACGGCAGCGGACCGCCCATCGTCAAGGCCGCGAACTGGCTGAGCCATCTGGAGTTCGATCTCGCGAGCCCCGTCTGGAGCCACATGATCGCGGAGATGTGCCGCGAGCACACGCTGATCCGCTACGACCAGCGCGGCTGCGGGCTGTCGGATCACGACGTCGACGATATTTCATTCGACGCCTGGAAGCACGATCTGATCGCCGTCGTCGATGCAAGCGGTGTCGACCGCTTTGCGCTACTCGGCATTTCGCAAGGCGCGTCGATTGCCATTACGTATGCCGTCGCGTTTCCGGAGCGCGTCACGCATCTTATTCTCCACGGGGGCTACGCGCGCGGACGGCTGGTGCGCTCGCACACCGAACAGGCGCGCGACGAAGCGGAAACGCTCGCCAAGCTCGCCGAAATCGGCTGGGGCCAGCAAAATCCCGCGTTCCGCCAGTTCTTCACCACGCAATTCATCCCGGGCGGCACACCGCAACAGCATCACTGGTTCAACGAACTCGAACGCATTTCCACGACGCCGCATAACGCTGCACGCATCATGCGCGTTTTTAACAGCATCGACGTGGTCGATCTGCTGCCGCACGTGCAATGTCCGACGCTCGTGATGCACGCGGTGCGCGACGCGCGCGTGCCCTTCGAAGAAAGCCGCCTGCTCGCGAGCCGGATTCCCAATGCGCGCTTCGTGCCGCTTGAAAGCGACAATCATCTGACGCTCGAATGCGAGAGCGCGTGGCAGCGCTGGCGCGATGAAGTGCGCGCGTTCCTGCCTCCCGCACGACACGACGACCCTGTGTTTTCAGCACTTACTCGACGCGAACGCGAGATCGTCGAACTGATCGCAAGCGGCCGCGACAACGCGCAGATCGCCGCGCGGCTCGGCTTGTCGGAGAAGACGGTGCGCAATCACATCACCAACATCTTCGCGAAGCTCGAAGTGGAAAGCCGCGCACAGGCCATCGTGATGGCGCGCAAGGCGGGCTTCGACGCGCCCGCTGCATGA
- a CDS encoding response regulator yields MATRNPHDSDDELQWRPIGTHMTDNRRVLVVDDYADAADALQLLLFANGFECRAMHGAEDVCELASEWQPFAVVLDIAMPGVDGLELARRLRANGSTSHMLLIACTGYASQLDRERAREAGFDAHCAKPLTPQRLLELLKRATSDDA; encoded by the coding sequence ATGGCAACCAGAAACCCGCACGACAGCGACGACGAGTTGCAATGGCGCCCGATCGGCACGCACATGACTGATAACCGGCGCGTGCTGGTCGTCGACGACTACGCCGATGCTGCCGATGCATTGCAATTGCTGCTGTTCGCGAACGGCTTCGAATGCCGCGCGATGCATGGCGCCGAAGACGTCTGCGAACTCGCATCCGAATGGCAGCCATTCGCCGTCGTGCTCGACATTGCGATGCCGGGCGTCGACGGACTCGAACTCGCACGCCGTTTGCGCGCGAACGGGTCCACCTCGCATATGCTGCTGATCGCGTGCACGGGCTACGCGTCGCAACTCGACCGCGAACGGGCGCGCGAAGCAGGCTTCGATGCGCATTGCGCAAAACCGCTCACGCCCCAACGTCTTCTCGAACTCCTGAAGCGAGCCACCTCCGACGATGCCTGA
- a CDS encoding PLP-dependent aminotransferase family protein codes for MRRATGIDLALNERPDGMPLQRWLYGELRAAILQGRLGPGARLPATRDLAARHGISRGTVLGVFAQLAAEGYLSGAVGRGSFVASELPDGRFEPAPAPDVTPLARGKTATRAADGHAVRAGISLSARGRLLARSAFAIDGRSFPSRAFRPSQPDLQSFPFALWARVAARRSRLLNRSMLADGEAQGYRPLREVIAEHVRVTRGIACTADHVVIVGSAQQVIDLAARLWLEPGDAAWMEDPGYQGARLVLEAAGARIAAIPVDRHGIDVAAGRRLAPTARLAYVTAGRQAPLGPALSLERRLALLDWAHAQGALVIEDDYDSEYRFEGRPLAALKSLDKAGHVIYCGTFSKLLFPALRIAYAVLPERLVEPFVAAWSLTGRHVPLDQQATLHAFIAEGHAGRHVRRMRELYGERAEALRDAARRHWTGLLALPPIVAGLDAPAFLPERADDALAARLAAEAGIETRPLSSYAIGRAAPAGLVLGFAGVGADEIDAGARTLARVLQKMLYRT; via the coding sequence ATGCGGCGTGCGACGGGTATCGACCTTGCGCTCAACGAACGTCCCGACGGCATGCCGCTGCAGCGCTGGCTCTACGGCGAATTGCGCGCAGCGATCCTGCAGGGACGGCTCGGACCGGGCGCGCGCCTTCCCGCGACGCGCGATCTCGCCGCGCGCCACGGCATCTCGCGCGGCACGGTGCTCGGCGTGTTCGCGCAGCTGGCGGCGGAGGGCTATCTGTCGGGCGCGGTGGGCCGCGGGAGTTTCGTCGCGAGCGAATTGCCCGATGGGCGCTTCGAGCCGGCGCCTGCGCCGGACGTCACGCCGCTCGCCCGCGGGAAAACCGCCACGCGGGCCGCTGACGGTCACGCAGTGCGCGCGGGTATCAGTCTGTCCGCACGCGGGCGGCTGCTGGCGCGCAGCGCGTTTGCCATCGACGGCCGTTCATTTCCGTCGCGTGCGTTCCGGCCGAGCCAGCCCGACCTGCAATCGTTTCCCTTCGCGCTGTGGGCACGCGTCGCGGCGCGCCGTTCGCGGCTGCTGAACCGTTCGATGCTCGCCGACGGCGAAGCGCAAGGCTATCGTCCGTTGCGCGAGGTCATCGCGGAGCACGTGCGCGTGACGCGCGGCATCGCGTGTACGGCGGATCACGTCGTCATCGTCGGCAGCGCGCAGCAGGTGATCGATCTTGCCGCACGTCTATGGCTCGAGCCCGGCGACGCCGCATGGATGGAGGACCCCGGCTATCAGGGCGCGCGGCTCGTGCTCGAAGCGGCGGGCGCCCGCATCGCGGCCATTCCCGTCGACAGGCACGGCATCGATGTGGCCGCGGGCCGCCGGCTCGCGCCCACAGCGCGGCTCGCGTATGTGACGGCCGGGCGTCAGGCGCCGCTGGGTCCGGCGCTGTCGCTGGAGCGGCGGCTCGCGCTGCTCGACTGGGCGCACGCGCAAGGCGCGCTCGTGATCGAGGACGACTACGACAGCGAGTATCGCTTCGAAGGGCGGCCGCTCGCGGCACTGAAGAGTCTCGACAAGGCGGGCCACGTGATCTATTGCGGCACGTTCAGCAAGCTGCTGTTCCCCGCGCTGCGTATCGCGTATGCCGTGCTGCCCGAGCGTCTCGTCGAACCGTTCGTCGCCGCGTGGTCGCTGACGGGCCGGCACGTGCCGCTCGATCAGCAGGCCACGCTGCACGCGTTCATCGCGGAAGGGCATGCGGGACGACACGTGCGGCGCATGCGCGAGCTGTATGGCGAGCGTGCCGAAGCGCTGCGCGATGCGGCGCGCCGCCATTGGACGGGACTGCTCGCGCTGCCGCCCATCGTCGCCGGCCTGGATGCGCCTGCGTTCCTGCCCGAACGCGCCGACGATGCGCTCGCTGCACGGCTTGCCGCCGAAGCGGGTATCGAGACGCGGCCGTTGTCGTCGTATGCGATCGGGCGTGCGGCGCCCGCCGGCCTGGTGCTGGGATTCGCCGGTGTCGGCGCGGACGAGATCGACGCGGGTGCGCGGACGCTTGCGCGCGTGTTGCAGAAGATGCTCTACAGGACCTGA
- a CDS encoding amidohydrolase family protein, which translates to MKERLLIADVRMPDGMRVDVSVVEGKIDAIGPDLRAENTVARENGNGALLLPGFVEGHTHLDKTMWGMRWYCNSVGPKLTDRIENERRFRAESGHDAAAASLALARAFLQMGTTRLRSHVDIDTDAGLKHLEGVLKTRDTLRDVLDMQTVAFPQSGMLKREGTVSLLDDALHAGADVLGALDPALIDGDPVASLNATFDLASRHQKPIDIHLHEPAEIGAFTMNLLLDRVEALGMQGRVVISHAFCLGALPPRERDPLLERLAQLNVALLTTAPASVPVPPLAVCIEKGVTLFGGNDGIRDTWNPFGSPDMLERAAQIAMRYDLRRDDAIAMAFDCVSDAAARGCGFADYGLHAGARADLVLVDAETVAHAVAARPVRKLVVANGRVVARNGRLIEDL; encoded by the coding sequence ATGAAAGAACGGCTGTTGATCGCCGACGTGCGGATGCCGGACGGCATGCGTGTGGATGTATCGGTCGTCGAAGGCAAGATCGATGCGATCGGCCCTGATTTACGAGCTGAAAACACCGTTGCGCGTGAAAACGGCAACGGCGCGCTGTTGCTGCCGGGTTTCGTCGAAGGCCACACGCATCTCGACAAGACGATGTGGGGCATGCGCTGGTATTGCAACTCAGTGGGACCGAAGCTCACCGACCGCATCGAAAACGAACGGCGTTTTCGCGCGGAGAGCGGACACGATGCGGCTGCGGCGTCGCTCGCTCTCGCGCGTGCCTTCCTGCAAATGGGCACCACGCGTTTGCGCAGCCATGTCGACATCGACACGGATGCCGGCCTCAAACACCTCGAAGGCGTGCTGAAGACGCGCGACACGCTGCGCGACGTGCTCGACATGCAGACGGTTGCGTTTCCCCAGTCGGGCATGCTCAAACGTGAGGGCACCGTCAGCTTGCTCGACGACGCGTTGCATGCAGGCGCCGATGTGCTCGGCGCGCTGGATCCCGCGCTGATCGACGGCGATCCCGTGGCGTCGCTGAACGCGACCTTCGACCTCGCCTCGCGTCATCAGAAGCCGATCGATATCCATCTGCACGAACCTGCCGAAATCGGCGCATTCACGATGAACCTTCTGCTCGATCGTGTCGAAGCGCTCGGCATGCAGGGACGCGTCGTGATCAGCCATGCGTTCTGCCTCGGCGCACTGCCGCCGCGCGAACGCGATCCCCTGCTGGAACGGCTTGCGCAACTGAACGTCGCGCTGCTCACCACAGCGCCTGCTTCCGTGCCCGTGCCGCCGCTCGCCGTGTGCATCGAAAAAGGCGTCACGCTGTTCGGCGGCAACGACGGCATCCGCGATACGTGGAATCCGTTCGGCTCGCCTGACATGCTGGAGCGCGCGGCTCAGATCGCGATGCGCTATGACCTGCGCCGCGACGACGCGATCGCCATGGCGTTCGATTGCGTGAGCGATGCAGCCGCTCGTGGCTGCGGCTTCGCAGATTACGGGCTGCATGCGGGCGCACGCGCGGACCTCGTGCTCGTCGACGCGGAAACCGTCGCGCATGCAGTTGCCGCACGGCCCGTACGAAAGCTGGTCGTCGCGAATGGCCGCGTCGTTGCTCGCAATGGCAGGCTGATCGAAGACCTGTGA
- a CDS encoding phosphocholine-specific phospholipase C: MTSDSRRRFLKTAATSAGAAAAVTMLPESIRNALAVPANSRTGSIRDVEHIVVFMQENRSFDHYFGHMRGVRGYNDRFPIPLPNGKPVWYQPSKADATRPVLPFHLNTQTTSAQCVGDLDHSWYKTHGAIDAGRYDQWPANKTDMTMGYHLRSDIPFHYALADAFTICDAYFCSMPGPTHPNRSYLMTGMVDPTGTKGGPLLDNNDFVDGDVPPKYQLLSWTTYPERLEAAGISWQIYQQGTDGSDPLNGNYGTNILQNFENFINAQPGSSLFQRAQTVRTIDDLKADVQANRLPQVSWLCPPAAYSEHPKYTPAYGAEYTSQILDALTSNPEVWSKTVLFIMYDENDGFFDHIVPPQPATSRAQGLSTVTTDGEIHNVVNPARGGSYTADNLPYGLGPRVPMTIVSPWTKGGFVCSQVFDHTSVIRFIESRFGVHEPNITAWRRAVCGDLTTAFDFRTPDAKMPPLPDTSNYKSMADNQCATQPAPTVPAVPGPFDPQESGIRFARALPYELHVNGKVDQKANSLTIEIGNTGDQGAHFYVYSTNRTDGPWRYTVEAGKTLKDVFNLSSTDGVYAFTVYGPNGFVRNFAGNVLGQSSSNQVDAAQSRHNRKPALPEVKTHYDVGNGNVYLKFTNHGDSVARLSVVDNAYGAHPRPVIVAPGASVEEAWVLSASHHWYDLTVSDNDDASFQRRLAGHVETGKTSISDPAAVTPVMAAS, from the coding sequence ATGACATCCGATAGCCGTCGCCGTTTTCTGAAAACCGCTGCAACGTCCGCAGGCGCCGCCGCCGCCGTGACGATGCTGCCGGAATCGATCCGCAATGCGCTCGCCGTGCCCGCGAATTCGCGCACGGGCTCGATCCGTGACGTTGAGCACATTGTCGTGTTCATGCAGGAGAACCGGTCGTTCGATCACTACTTCGGCCATATGCGCGGCGTGCGCGGCTATAACGACCGCTTTCCGATTCCACTGCCGAACGGCAAGCCCGTCTGGTATCAGCCGTCGAAAGCCGATGCGACCCGGCCCGTGCTGCCGTTTCATCTGAATACGCAGACGACGAGCGCACAGTGCGTCGGCGATCTGGATCACTCGTGGTACAAGACGCACGGCGCGATCGATGCCGGCCGCTACGACCAGTGGCCCGCGAACAAGACGGACATGACGATGGGCTATCACCTGCGCTCGGACATTCCGTTCCATTACGCGCTGGCCGATGCGTTCACGATTTGCGACGCGTACTTCTGCTCGATGCCGGGGCCGACGCACCCGAACCGCTCGTATCTGATGACAGGCATGGTCGATCCGACGGGCACCAAGGGCGGGCCGCTGCTCGATAACAACGATTTCGTCGACGGCGACGTGCCGCCGAAGTATCAGCTGCTGTCGTGGACGACCTATCCGGAACGCCTCGAAGCGGCCGGCATTTCGTGGCAGATCTATCAGCAGGGCACGGACGGCTCGGACCCGCTGAACGGCAACTACGGCACGAACATCCTGCAGAACTTCGAGAACTTCATCAACGCGCAGCCGGGTTCGTCGCTATTCCAGCGCGCGCAGACGGTACGCACGATCGACGACCTGAAGGCCGACGTGCAGGCCAACCGTCTGCCGCAAGTGTCGTGGCTGTGTCCGCCCGCCGCCTACTCGGAGCACCCGAAGTACACGCCCGCCTATGGCGCGGAATACACGTCGCAGATTCTCGATGCGCTCACGTCGAACCCCGAGGTGTGGAGCAAGACGGTGCTCTTCATCATGTACGACGAGAATGACGGTTTCTTCGATCACATCGTGCCGCCGCAGCCGGCCACGTCGCGCGCGCAGGGCCTGTCCACCGTGACGACGGACGGCGAGATTCACAACGTCGTCAATCCCGCTCGCGGCGGCAGCTACACGGCTGACAATCTGCCGTACGGTCTCGGACCGCGCGTGCCGATGACGATCGTGTCGCCGTGGACGAAGGGCGGCTTCGTGTGCTCGCAGGTGTTCGATCACACGTCGGTGATCCGCTTCATCGAATCGCGCTTCGGCGTGCATGAGCCGAACATCACGGCGTGGCGCCGCGCGGTGTGCGGCGATCTCACGACGGCCTTCGATTTCCGCACGCCCGACGCGAAGATGCCGCCGCTGCCGGACACGAGCAACTACAAGAGCATGGCTGACAACCAGTGCGCGACGCAGCCCGCGCCGACGGTGCCCGCCGTGCCGGGACCGTTCGATCCGCAGGAATCGGGTATCCGTTTCGCGCGCGCGTTGCCGTATGAGTTGCATGTGAATGGCAAGGTCGATCAGAAAGCGAACTCGCTGACAATCGAAATCGGCAACACGGGCGATCAGGGCGCGCACTTCTACGTGTACTCGACCAATCGGACGGACGGTCCGTGGCGCTATACGGTGGAAGCGGGCAAAACGCTGAAGGACGTGTTCAATCTGTCGTCGACGGACGGCGTGTATGCGTTCACTGTCTACGGCCCGAACGGGTTCGTGCGCAATTTCGCGGGCAATGTGCTCGGACAGTCGTCGAGCAATCAGGTCGACGCGGCTCAGTCGAGGCATAACCGCAAGCCCGCGCTGCCCGAAGTGAAGACGCATTACGACGTCGGCAACGGCAACGTGTACCTGAAGTTCACGAATCATGGCGACAGCGTTGCGCGGCTGTCGGTGGTGGACAACGCGTATGGTGCGCATCCGCGTCCCGTGATCGTGGCGCCGGGCGCATCGGTCGAAGAGGCGTGGGTGCTGTCGGCGAGCCATCACTGGTACGACCTGACGGTGAGCGACAACGATGATGCGTCGTTCCAGCGCCGCCTCGCCGGTCACGTCGAAACGGGCAAGACGAGCATCAGCGATCCCGCTGCCGTGACGCCCGTGATGGCGGCGTCGTGA
- a CDS encoding amino acid racemase, with the protein MPAVALPCFESHLFIDELQQNTRVVIVDMIAALFAHIRQRHPLARRVGVLTSPMLCERRLFERYGERACIEVVSVGLESVGALRAACEWLVAQGVDVLLPGSTDSALSWRRVGEVAVPVVDSFSVYAQRLLDADALQPARQIKLGVVGGVGPAATVDFLHKVVRNTPAVRDQDHIKVVVEQNPQIPDRTDYLTGKGTDPTLALYATCRKLENSGADFIAIPCNTAHAFIAPIEARLRIPIVNMMNVTADYLRAAFPDVDRIGVLATNGTIASGVYRKALEARGMAEVLPPPALQARVTNAIYGGCGVKAGFTNGECVDDIIAAVESLLFQQVEVILLACTELPLLFPQAASVTRNGRTAHLVDPTDVLAKCCVEFARGKPFAAQTTAPREAPPVEYAVLAQHNERKTALNADTLLSAIAR; encoded by the coding sequence GTGCCTGCCGTCGCGCTGCCGTGCTTCGAGAGTCATCTCTTCATCGACGAATTGCAGCAGAACACGCGAGTCGTGATCGTCGACATGATTGCCGCGTTGTTCGCGCATATCCGGCAACGTCATCCGCTCGCGCGGCGGGTTGGCGTGCTGACCTCGCCGATGCTGTGCGAACGCCGCCTGTTCGAGCGCTATGGCGAGCGTGCGTGCATCGAAGTCGTGAGCGTCGGCCTCGAAAGTGTCGGCGCGTTGCGTGCCGCGTGCGAATGGCTGGTCGCGCAGGGCGTCGATGTGCTGCTGCCGGGCAGCACGGATAGCGCGTTGTCATGGCGGCGTGTCGGCGAGGTCGCCGTGCCCGTCGTCGATTCCTTCTCGGTGTACGCGCAACGTCTGCTCGATGCGGATGCGCTTCAGCCTGCACGGCAGATCAAGCTCGGCGTGGTCGGTGGCGTCGGGCCCGCCGCGACCGTCGACTTCCTGCACAAGGTGGTGCGCAATACGCCCGCCGTTCGGGATCAGGATCACATCAAGGTCGTCGTCGAACAGAATCCGCAAATTCCCGATCGCACCGACTATCTGACAGGCAAGGGCACGGACCCGACGCTCGCGTTGTACGCGACATGTCGAAAGCTCGAAAACAGCGGCGCCGATTTCATCGCGATTCCGTGCAACACCGCGCATGCGTTCATCGCACCCATCGAAGCGCGTTTGCGTATCCCCATCGTCAACATGATGAACGTGACGGCCGATTATCTGCGCGCGGCGTTTCCTGACGTGGACCGCATTGGTGTGCTCGCCACGAACGGGACGATTGCAAGCGGCGTTTATCGCAAGGCGCTCGAAGCGCGCGGCATGGCAGAGGTCTTGCCGCCGCCTGCATTGCAGGCGCGTGTGACGAACGCGATCTACGGCGGATGCGGCGTGAAAGCCGGCTTCACGAACGGCGAATGCGTCGACGACATCATTGCCGCCGTGGAGAGCCTTTTATTCCAGCAAGTCGAAGTCATCCTGCTCGCCTGCACGGAGTTGCCGCTTCTGTTTCCGCAAGCGGCCTCGGTGACGCGCAACGGGCGCACTGCGCATCTCGTCGATCCGACGGACGTGCTGGCGAAGTGTTGCGTCGAGTTCGCGCGCGGCAAGCCATTCGCGGCGCAGACGACTGCGCCACGCGAAGCGCCGCCGGTCGAATATGCCGTTCTTGCGCAACACAACGAGAGAAAGACGGCACTTAATGCCGACACGCTTTTAAGCGCAATTGCACGATGA